The Amycolatopsis endophytica genome includes the window CATCGCGGGCAGCCGCACCGAGCCGCCGGAGTCGTTGCCCAGCCCGAGCGCGGTCATCCCGGACGCCGTGGCCGCGCCGTCGCCGCCGCTGGTGCCGCCCGGCGTGCGGATCGTGCCCCACGGGTTGCGGGTCTCGCCGAACAGCTGGCTGACCGTGACGTTCCCGCCGATCGTGAGGTCCGGCATGTTGGTGTGCCCCACCGGGATCGCCCCGGCCGCCCGCAACCGCCGCACCGGTGGAGCGTCGGCCGCCGGGACCGCGTCCGCGAAGTGCGGCACGCCGTGTGTGGTGGGGTGGCCGGCGACGTCGATGTTCTCCTTCACCGTGAACGGCACCCCGGCCAGCGGGCCCGCGCCGGTACCGGAACGCACCAGCCGGTCCACGCGGTCGGCCTCCGCCCGCGCCTGTTCGGCGAACCGCACGGTCACCGCGTTGATCAGCGGGTTGACCTCGTCGATCCGGGCCAGGTGGGCCTCGATGACTTCCCGCGCGGTCGTTTCGCCCCGTCTCACGGCACCGGCGATGTCCGCGGCGCTCGCGTTCCAGATCTCGTCCACGCCGCGAACATACACACCTGTATCCGAATACGCCTCTGTATATTCGGGGCATGGCCAGACCGAGCCGCGCGGAAAGCCGCGCCCGCACCAGGCAACGCCTGCTCATGGCGGCCGCCGAGCTGTTCACCGAACGCGGCGTGAACGGCACCTCGGTCGAGCAGATCGCCGAGCGCGCCGGGTACAGCCGGGGCGCGTTCTACGGCAACTTCGCGGACAAACACGACCTCGTGCGCGCGCTGCTGCTCGAACGCACCCGCGCCGAGGAGCGCGAGGTCCGGGAGATGGGGGCCTCTTTCGAGGCCGCCGCCGGCCGGTTGCGGGAGTGGAACCGCGAGCGCGCGGAACACCTGCCGCAATGGCTGGCGCTGCGGCTGGAGCTGGTGCTGCACGCGCTGCGAGACCCGGACAGCAGGCCGCTCGTCGCCGAGCGCGACCGCTTCGCGCGCACGGTGATCGCCGAGGGCGTCCGGGCCGGCGCGCCGGACGCCGATGCCGAGTTCCTCGCCCTGATCATCCACGCGCTGGAGGACGGCCTGCTGATCCAGCACCTGCTCGCCCCGGACGAGGTCCCGGCCGACATCGTCGTCGACGCGGTGTCCTGGCTGCTCAGACCGGGATCCACACCCGCATCGGGTGCGGGCCGCGGTTCGCCCAGGCGTAGTACGGGATCAGGGTGATGTCCGTGGGCCGCGCGGGTGGCTCCGGGGAACCGAACGGGCGCTGCGGAGTGCCGGGCGTGACCGTGCCGGAACCGTGCAGCACGGTCACCCCGTCCAGCAGGCCCGCACGGTGCTCGGCGCGCAGGGGCGCCGCCGGGTCCAGCCGGATGTCCTCGAGCACCACATCCGGCTCCTGGTCCGGCTTTTCGAGCGCGTAGACCAGCGGACCCCGCGCCACCGCGACACAGCCGCGCGTCGCGTCCACCCGGCTCGCGGACACCAGCAGGCGCGCGTGCAGGGGCAGGTTCAGCACCACCTGCTTGCCAGGGCGGAACGTCCGGCGCACCCGCGCGTACGTGCCCGGTGCGGCCACGGCTCCGTCCACTGTGGAGCCCGAAGCCCACTCCGGAATCCGCAGCGCCAGCTCCACCTCGCGATCCGGCGCCTCCCGGACGGTGACGACGATCCGGCCTTCCCAGGGGTAGGCGGTCGAAACGTCCACCGCGAAGTCCCCGGCGCGCAGCGAGCTGGGGGAGTAGAGGTGGATTTCCAGGCCGTCCCGGGACCCGGTCGCGAGGAGATCCGGCAGCCCCGCCAGCGTCCGCATCACGTTCGGCGGGCAGCAGGCGCAGTGGAACCACGGACGGCGCCCGTGCGCCGCGGATCGCTGGACATCGGCGCGCGCGCCGGTCCGCCGATGCAGCGTGTTGACGTAGAAGTAACCGGCGCCGTCCAGGGACACCGCGGGCAGGACGGCATTGTGCAGCATCAGCTCGATCTGGTCGGCGTAACCCGGATCACCGGTCGCCAGCAGCAGGCGCCACGCCCACCGCACCGCGCCGATCGCCGCGCACGTCTCCGCGTAGGCCCGGTCCGGCGGAAGCTCGTCCGCGCCACCGAATGCCTCACCGTCCCATCGCGACCCGACGGCACCGGTGACGTGCTGCTTCCGCGTTCGCATCGCGTCGTACTGCCCTCGCAGCGCCGCCAGCAACCCGGCATCGCCGGTTTCGACGGCGACATCCGTGGCGCCCGCTCCGAAGTAGACGGCCCGGACGGCATGTCCCTCGACGGTGGCCGCCTCACGCACCGGTACGCGGTCGGCGTAGTGGGCGGGATCGGCGTAGTGCGACGGGTCGAACCCCGGTTTCGAGGCGCGGCCGGACCCACGCGAGCCGACGAAGTGCCGGGCCAGGGCGAGGTACCGGGTCTCGCCGGTGTGCCGGTACAGCTCGACCAGACCCATCTCCGCGCCAGGGTGACCGTCCAGCTCGGGCCACCCATCGGGCCCGAACGTCGCGGCCAGGTGGTCGGCGAACCGGGTGGCGACGCGCAGCAGCCCTGTCTCCCCGGCTCGCGCGCAGGCCACCGCCGCCTGGAACAGGTGGCCGGCGCAGTAGTGCTCGTGACTCATCCAGCGCCGGGCGTAGCGAGGCTCGCCGCGCGCCTGGATCACCGAGTTGAGGTACCCGTCCTCGCACTGAGCGGCGGCGATGGTCCGCGTCAGCTCCCGGAGCCGGCCCGCCAGCGCGTCGTCCGGCGAGTACGCGTGCTCCAGGGCGGCGGCCTCCATCCACTTGTACACATCGGAGTCCCGGAAGCTGGCCCCCTCGGCGGTCCCGGTGGTTTCCCCGGCCGCGATCCGCAGCGCGGCGAGGTTCCCGGCCTCGGCGAGGCGCTGGTGACCCACCGGGATCGCGGCCCGGTTCGCCGCGCGCCGTCGCGCCCAGAAACCACCGGTGATGCGGCTTCCGGGCAGCGGATGCAGCGTCATCGAGCCTCCCGGACGAACCGGACGGCGTCGGCGATGACGACGTTGTCCGCCGCGTCGCTGAGCTCGACATGACCGCCGATGCCGCCGAGGAACGGGAAGGTGCCCAGCGAGACCCACTCGCCCCCGCGGACCAGCGGCGTGCCCGGCACCGTCTGGTCGACCGTCACCGGTGTCGTCCCGCCGGCGTGGTGGACGACGTAGGTCGCGTCGGTGGCGCGGTTGGACGCGGCCGGGTAGGAGGCCAGCACCTCGTACCGGTCGTCACCGGGCAGTGCGGGGCGCCACCGCGCCACATCAGTGCCGTCGCCCCGCGTGTGCGAGGCGTAGTTGAACCCGTAGTACCCGGGCACGCCCCGCCCGCTCGCCCAGGTGCCGGTGACCTCGAAACCCAGGCCGCCGCCGTTGTCCACGGTGAACTCCTCGCGCACGTCGGGCTGGTGCCGTGCCCGCACGAGGGTCAGCTCGTCCAGGCCGATGACCGTGCCGCCGCCGCGACCGGGGCCGGCCAGCGTGAACCGGATCCGGTGCGGGCCGGGCCGCAGGCGCAGCCGGTCGAGCAGGACCACGTCGTAGCCCTCGTCCCGGTAGGAGGTGAGGTCCACGGTGGACACGCGCGGCGCGGCGCCGTCCACGGTCACGCGCACCACTCCGCCGTCGGCCGTCCGGTGGTGCCGCAGCCACAGCTCGTACTCGCGGTCGGGACCGCAGGCGAAGGTGTACTCCAGGAAGTCGCCGACCGCGCCGGGCCGGTACACCGCGCGGGCCCCGGCGGACGCGGCGGTCTCCCGGACGACCTCGACCATGCCGCCGGAGCGACGGGCGCCGGGGGCCCGGTGCCCGAGGTCGAGGGCGCGCTGCGTCAGGTCCGGCCCGGTGGCGAGGCTGTCGCGCCCCTGCGTCAGCCATTCCAGGTTGAACCGCGCCACCGCCACCCGGCCCGGACTGCCGTCGAGGTCACCGTCGCAGCCGTAGAGCAGGACGATCGTACCGTCGGACAGGCCGGCCAGATCCGAGTAGAAGCCGCGACCGGTGTTGACCGAGCGGCTGTATCGGAACGAGGCGCCCTCGTCGTAGCTGACCGAGACGGTCATGTTCCACCGCATCGGCGCGTCCGGATGGCTGAACAGGACCCGGTCGACCTCGGCGCTGCGCGGCCCGCCGGTGTAGCGGACGAGACTGGTGTCCACGCCGTTGAACAGACCGGCGTTGAAGTCCATGACGGGCGCGTCCCAGGTCACGCCGCCGTCGGTGCTGATCGCGATGTCCCGCGGCCAGTCCTGGCCGGACCCGGGCCTGCTGTTGAGCACGACAACCCCGTCGCGGCGCTGCATCACGCGCGCCTCGCCGACGTCCGGGAGGTCGGGGCCCAGCGGGATCTCCCCGCCGGAGAGCCACGTCCGGCCGTGGTCGTCGCTGTACACGGTGGACACGCCGTAGTTGCGCTCGGCCGCGGGCACGCCGGTGATGACGGTGCGGTGCGAGACGGACAGGAGAAGCCGGCCCGAGTCGAGCTGGATCCCGTGACCCGGTCCGGGCCCGTGCATCGCCCAGTCGTACGGGAAGTGGTCGAACAACGAGGTCAGGTCGCGGCGCGCGCTCCAGGTCACGCCGCCGTCGGTGCTCGACGTGACGTACACCGTGCTGGAGTCCGCGGAGCAACTGGTGTTCTCGGGCAGTCGCACGCAGTTGTTGTGGAACAGGAACACTTCGCCGGTGACGTGGTCGACGACGAAGGTCGGGTTGGACCAGCACTCCCCGTTGACCGCCTCCGCGACCGCCCGCGACGCGCTCCAGGTCCGCCCACCGTCGGTGCTGCGGCGGATGAGCAGGTCGTGCGGGCCCGCGTCGCAGGTTTCGTGACGGCCCTCGGTGCAGGCGATGATCGTGTCGTCGGGCAGCACCGCCAGCGCGTGCACGTGGTAGCTGGCCAGCGGGTCGACCGTGATGTCCCACAGGGTCGACTCGGCGAAGAAGGGCGCGGCGGTGGGGGAGGCGAACGCGCGGGCGGGGAGAGCGGACGCGGCGGCGGCGGTGGCGACGCCGAGGGCGAACGTCCGGCGGCTGACGGGCATGACGCTCCTAAGAGGACGGCTCCGGGTGGAGGACGGTGTGCCGCAGCAGGTCACGCACCTGCTCCAGCTCGGTTTCCGTGCAGGGCAGGAACGGCGGGGCGGCGTGCGGCGGGCACAGGCCGAGCAGGTCCAGCGCGGCCTTGACGATTACGACCCCGCTCACCCCCGGCCGGATGGTGAACAGCCCGGTCAGCTGGTCGACGTCGTGCTGGCGGGCTTCGGCGGTGGCGTGGTCACCGGCGACGGCCGCGCGGAACAACCCGGCGCACAGCGCGGGCGCCAGCATGCCCACGCCAGGGACCAGCCCGGCCGCCCCGGCACGCAGCCCGGCGGCGAGCTGCCGCTCGGCGCCCTGGGCGATCCCGAACCCGGGCCGTTCCCCGGCCAGCTCGCAGAACCGGGCGAACAGGCGCGCGTCGCCGGAACTGT containing:
- a CDS encoding golvesin C-terminal-like domain-containing protein, with the protein product MPVSRRTFALGVATAAAASALPARAFASPTAAPFFAESTLWDITVDPLASYHVHALAVLPDDTIIACTEGRHETCDAGPHDLLIRRSTDGGRTWSASRAVAEAVNGECWSNPTFVVDHVTGEVFLFHNNCVRLPENTSCSADSSTVYVTSSTDGGVTWSARRDLTSLFDHFPYDWAMHGPGPGHGIQLDSGRLLLSVSHRTVITGVPAAERNYGVSTVYSDDHGRTWLSGGEIPLGPDLPDVGEARVMQRRDGVVVLNSRPGSGQDWPRDIAISTDGGVTWDAPVMDFNAGLFNGVDTSLVRYTGGPRSAEVDRVLFSHPDAPMRWNMTVSVSYDEGASFRYSRSVNTGRGFYSDLAGLSDGTIVLLYGCDGDLDGSPGRVAVARFNLEWLTQGRDSLATGPDLTQRALDLGHRAPGARRSGGMVEVVRETAASAGARAVYRPGAVGDFLEYTFACGPDREYELWLRHHRTADGGVVRVTVDGAAPRVSTVDLTSYRDEGYDVVLLDRLRLRPGPHRIRFTLAGPGRGGGTVIGLDELTLVRARHQPDVREEFTVDNGGGLGFEVTGTWASGRGVPGYYGFNYASHTRGDGTDVARWRPALPGDDRYEVLASYPAASNRATDATYVVHHAGGTTPVTVDQTVPGTPLVRGGEWVSLGTFPFLGGIGGHVELSDAADNVVIADAVRFVREAR
- a CDS encoding glycoside hydrolase family 127 protein — its product is MTLHPLPGSRITGGFWARRRAANRAAIPVGHQRLAEAGNLAALRIAAGETTGTAEGASFRDSDVYKWMEAAALEHAYSPDDALAGRLRELTRTIAAAQCEDGYLNSVIQARGEPRYARRWMSHEHYCAGHLFQAAVACARAGETGLLRVATRFADHLAATFGPDGWPELDGHPGAEMGLVELYRHTGETRYLALARHFVGSRGSGRASKPGFDPSHYADPAHYADRVPVREAATVEGHAVRAVYFGAGATDVAVETGDAGLLAALRGQYDAMRTRKQHVTGAVGSRWDGEAFGGADELPPDRAYAETCAAIGAVRWAWRLLLATGDPGYADQIELMLHNAVLPAVSLDGAGYFYVNTLHRRTGARADVQRSAAHGRRPWFHCACCPPNVMRTLAGLPDLLATGSRDGLEIHLYSPSSLRAGDFAVDVSTAYPWEGRIVVTVREAPDREVELALRIPEWASGSTVDGAVAAPGTYARVRRTFRPGKQVVLNLPLHARLLVSASRVDATRGCVAVARGPLVYALEKPDQEPDVVLEDIRLDPAAPLRAEHRAGLLDGVTVLHGSGTVTPGTPQRPFGSPEPPARPTDITLIPYYAWANRGPHPMRVWIPV
- a CDS encoding TetR/AcrR family transcriptional regulator is translated as MARPSRAESRARTRQRLLMAAAELFTERGVNGTSVEQIAERAGYSRGAFYGNFADKHDLVRALLLERTRAEEREVREMGASFEAAAGRLREWNRERAEHLPQWLALRLELVLHALRDPDSRPLVAERDRFARTVIAEGVRAGAPDADAEFLALIIHALEDGLLIQHLLAPDEVPADIVVDAVSWLLRPGSTPASGAGRGSPRRSTGSG